The genomic DNA GGCTCCTGTGATCTTCCCATTGTCTAGGGTGGTCTTCTCCCCATGGTCCTTGGACCCTTCTAGGGCTCCTGTGGTCTTCCCCCCATGGTCTTTGGACCCTTCTGGGGCTCCTGTGATCTTCCCATTGGCTAGGGTGGTCTTCTCCCCATGGTCCTTGGATCCTTCTAGGGCTCCTGTGGTCTTCCCCCTATGGTCCTTGGACCCTTCTAGGGCTCCTGTGGTCTTCTCCCCATGGTCCTTGGACCCTGCTAGGGCTCCTGTGGTCATTCCCCCATGGTCCTTGGACCCTTCTGGGGCTCCTGTGATCTTCCCATTGTCTAGGGTGGTCTTCTCCCCATGGTCCTTGGACCCTTCTAGGGCTCCTGTGGTCTTCCCCCCTTGGTCTTTGGACCCTTCTGGGGCTCCTGTGATCTTCCCATTGGCTGGGGTGGTCTTCTCCCTATGGTCCTTGGATCCTTCTAGGGCTCCTGTGGTCTTCTCCCCATGGTCCTTGGACCCTTCTGGGGCTCCTGTGGTCATTCCCCCATGGTCCTTGGACCCTTCTGGGGCTCCTGTGATCTTCCCATTGTCTAGGGTGGTCTTCTCCCCATTGTCCTTGGACCCTTCTAGGGCTCCTGTGGTCTTCCCCCCATGGTCCTTGGAAACTTCTGGGGCTCCTGTGGTCTTCCCTCCATGGTCCTTGGAAACTCCTGGGGCTCCTGTGGTCTTCCCTCCATAGTCCTTGGAACCTTCTGGGGCTCTCGTGGTCCTCCTGTTGGACAGAGTGCTGTTCTGTCCGTGTTTCTTGGACTTTTCTTGGGTTGTTGTGGTCATCTTATCGGTTGATTTAGTCTCTTCATGTTTTGTAGACTGTCCTGAAACTCCTGGGTTCTTCTTATAAGGCAATTTGACCCGTTTTCCATCTTCCGGTGGGTTTTCTAGTGTTCTTGTGATATTTATATGAGCTAATGTGGTCCTATGTCTGTGTACTCTAAGTGTTGCTGGCATTAGTGTGGTCTTTTCGATGACTGATGTGGTCCTGTTTATGTGTTCTCTAGTATGCATCACAGTCTTGCCTGAGGCAACTGTAGTTCTGGAACCAGCAACTATATTATGATCTTCAGCTCTTTTTGACCTTTCTGGGGTTCTTGTAGCCTCATGTGATACCTTTGTGGCTGTTTTGCTTCTGCCTGAGGACGATGTAGGCATTTTATTGCTCTCTGGACTGACCAAGTTGTGGACAGGACTTAGGGTCTTGTGTGAAGTAGCGCTTTTAATGTTGATGTTTCTTGAAGATGTTACAGTTTTATGTTGGTTTCCTGTACCTGTTTTGTTTGTGTTGGGCTTAGTGcaagctcttttgttcttggttGTTGGGATTGGAGATTTTGCATCAGACAGTCCTTTATGTGTGTTAGTAGAGTCAGTAGGGTCAAGAGAGCCTCCATTCTGGACATTTGGGTCTTTTCCTTGATTGCTGCGGTTTTTTCTAGAAGTAGAAGGAACTTCATGATGACTTGTAGAGTTTGGGGAATTACGTATAGGTTTGTAAGTCGTCAGGATATGCTGTGTATTATTGCAATGACGTTTTACCTTTTGGGTTTCTGTAGATTTACTGAGGTCTAGAGGGTTGTGGCCTGAATGAAGAGCAGTACGGTCAGAGGGTGTACTATAAACAAGGCCTGAATTAGGAGCGAACAA from Ursus arctos isolate Adak ecotype North America unplaced genomic scaffold, UrsArc2.0 scaffold_31, whole genome shotgun sequence includes the following:
- the MUCL3 gene encoding mucin-like protein 3 — its product is MAQPAHCIHSSFGLQCCLLVLLASWEAGAVTFQEFQKTHDSPASDHLFAPNSGLVYSTPSDRTALHSGHNPLDLSKSTETQKVKRHCNNTQHILTTYKPIRNSPNSTSHHEVPSTSRKNRSNQGKDPNVQNGGSLDPTDSTNTHKGLSDAKSPIPTTKNKRACTKPNTNKTGTGNQHKTVTSSRNINIKSATSHKTLSPVHNLVSPESNKMPTSSSGRSKTATKVSHEATRTPERSKRAEDHNIVAGSRTTVASGKTVMHTREHINRTTSVIEKTTLMPATLRVHRHRTTLAHINITRTLENPPEDGKRVKLPYKKNPGVSGQSTKHEETKSTDKMTTTTQEKSKKHGQNSTLSNRRTTRAPEGSKDYGGKTTGAPGVSKDHGGKTTGAPEVSKDHGGKTTGALEGSKDNGEKTTLDNGKITGAPEGSKDHGGMTTGAPEGSKDHGEKTTGALEGSKDHREKTTPANGKITGAPEGSKDQGGKTTGALEGSKDHGEKTTLDNGKITGAPEGSKDHGGMTTGALAGSKDHGEKTTGALEGSKDHRGKTTGALEGSKDHGEKTTLANGKITGAPEGSKDHGGKTTGALEGSKDHGEKTTLDNGKITGAPERSKDHGRMTTGALEGSKDHRGKTTGALEGSKDHGEKTTLANGKTTGSLEGSKDHGEKTTLANGKTTGAPEGSKDHGEKTTGALEGSKDHGEKTTGANEKITQTSAKSTKRGKSVTNTSPDPNKTDVTYEVPSFTLTKSHMELSFTRAKTPGNKSHPYQNKDGSQRGLHAGGMRDNDSFPAWAIVIVVLVAVILFLMFLGLIFLISYMTKTRHALIQNKEDNDPEDDGGPNSYPVHLMQQQTLGMGQIASPR